Within the Devosia lucknowensis genome, the region AGGGCGGTCCGGCGCTAGCCGTCGCCTTCGGAAGAAATTCGCGTAGAAACGACGCCCGGCGAAACGATTTCGCCGGGCGTTTGTCTTGCGTAAATTACTCATCCAGCACAGGCGTTTAGCCCTTTACGCCCGGCCTTTGCGCAGCGCATCAACGGATCCAGCACGACCCTTTCCGCTGGATATTGCGTCACCATGAACAAGCTTTTCGTCACCGCCGCCTCGCTCGCTCTTCTGGCCACGCCCGCCCTGGCGCAGCCGACCGACATTCTCAACGCGTCCTACGACATCGCCCGCGAACTGTTCGAGGCAGAGAACGCGGCCTATGCCGCGACCGGCGCCACGGTCACCGTCAACCAGTCTCACGCCGGTTCGTCTGCGCAGGCGCGCGCCATCCTCGAGGGCCTGCAGGCCGATGTGGTCACCTTCAATCAGGTCACCGACGTCGAAAAGCTGGTCGAGGGCGGCTTCGTCTCCGAGGATTGGGCGACCGAATTCCCCAACAACGCTTCGCCCTTCTATTCCTTCCCGTCCTTCCTCGTTCGGGCCGGCAATCCCAAGGGCATCGAGGATTGGGGCGATCTGGCCGAAGACGGCGTCCAGGTGATCTTCCCCAATCCCAAGACCTCGGGTAACGGCCGCTACACCTATCTGGCCGCCCGCGCCTGGGCGACCGAGGAATATGCCGGCGACGAAGCGCAGATCGAAGCCTTCCTCACCAAGCTCTTCGCCAACGTTCCGGTGTTCGAAACCGGCGGCCGCGCCGCCACCACCGCCTTTACCGAGCGTCAGCTCGGCGACGTCCTGATCACTTTCGAGGCCGAAACCCTTGCCGTCACCCAGTTGCTCGGTGCCGACAAGTACCAGCCGGTTACGCCCTCGGTCAGCTTCCTCTCCGAATTCCCCGTCGCCATTGTCGATAAGGTCGTGGATGCACGCGGCAGCCGTGATCTGGCCAAGGCCTATCTCGATTTCCTCTTCACCCCGGAAGGCCAGGAAGTCGCAGCCGCCAACTTCCACCGCCCCAATGACGAGACGGTTGCGGCCGCGCATACCGATACCTTCCCCGAAATCCGCCTCGTCACCGCCGAGGATGCTTTCGGCGGCTGGGACGCCATCGCGGCCGACCACTTTGCCGAAGGCGGCCTTCTCGACACGGTTTTCGTGAACCAGTGATAAGATAAGGCCCCCCGCTGCCCCACACACAGCTTGGTCCCTCCCCCTCCTCCAGGGGGAGGTCAGGTGGGGGTTTGCGATACCGGGTGGGTTTCATCTCTGCGAACCAATTCCGTAACCCTCGGGCTTGACCCAAGGGCTCTATCATTTAAGCGGTCAACGGTCCGATCGGCCACAAAGGGACTTACCACACCCATGCCAGCCTCCCGCAGCAAGCACCTGCTTCCCGGCTTCGGGCTGACCATGGGCATTTCCCTGTTCTACGTCACCCTGATCATCCTGCTGCCGCTGGCCGCCATGCTGCTCAAGGTTGGTGGCATGGGCTTTCCCGAATTCTGGCGCATCGTCAGCTCCAGCCGGGCGCTCGCGGCCTATCGGGTCACCTTTTCCTCGGCCTTCTACGCCACCATCCTCAATGGCATCATCGGCCTTCTCCTGGCCTGGGTGCTGACGCGCTACCGCTTCCCCGGCCGCCGCATTCTCGATGCCCTTGTCGACCTGCCCTTCGCCTTGCCCACGGCCGTGGCGGGGCTCGTCCTCGTCACTCTCTTTGCCCAGACAGGCTGGTACGGCCAGTTCCTCGAGCCCGATGTGAAGGTCAATTACACCCAGCTGGGCATCGTCGCTGCCATGACCTTCACCTCCATCCCCTTCGTGGTGCGCGCCGTGCAGCCGGTGCTGGAAGAGGTCGATGCCGGCCTCGAGGCCGCCGCGCAAACGCTCGGCGCCAGTCGCTGGCAGATTTTCACTCGCATCATCTGGCCCACCATCCTGCCCGCCTTTATCGGCGGCTGCGTCCTCAGCTTCGCCCGGTCACTCGGTGAATTCGGCGCCGTCGTCTTCATCGCCGGCAATCTGCCGGGTGTCACCGAAATCGTCTCGTTGCTGATCTTCATCCGCCTTGAGGAATACAGCTACGAGGGCGCCGCGGCCCTGGCCTTCGTTCTCCTGCTCGTCGCTTTCCTCACCCTGATCGCAACCAACGCCCTTTCCGCCTGGCAGACCCGTTACGTGGAAAGAGCGTGATGATGGGTGTGCTCCAGAACTCCGCCCCCATCCATCCATCGTCATTGCCCGGCTTGACCGGGCAATCCATGCACCACCCGATGAGGTCGGGTGGTGACGCTTCCACGAAAGCCGGTTCCCGGCGCCCCTCCCCCTTCTTCATGGGGAGGCTGGGTGGGGGTCTTCCTTCTCCCCTTGCGAGAGAAGGTGCCCGTAGAGGGGATGAGGGGTCCTGCCGATGACCACCCGCCCCACCCTCGCCCCCGGCGCCATCGCCCTCATCGTCCTGGCCTTCGTCCTCGCCGGCCTGATGCTCGTCGTGCCGCTGGCGCTGATCTTCAGCTTTGCCCTGCGCGAGGGCATTGACGTCTATGTTGCCAACATCATCAAGCCCGACACGCTCCACGCCATCTGGCTGACTGTGCTGACCGCCATCATCGTCGTGCCCATCAACATCGTTGTGGGCGCAGCCCTCGCCTGGCTGGTGACACGCTTCCGCTTTCGCGGCCGCCAGCTGCTGATCAGCCTCATCGAACTACCGGCCTCCATGAGCCCCATCGTCGCCGGCGTCGTCTACCTTTTCCTCTATGGCGGCCAGGGCCTCCTGGGTCCCACCCTGATGGGCATGGGGTTCCAAGTCATGTTCACGCCGCTGGCCATCATCATGGTCAGCCTCTTCGTAACCGCGCCCTTCGCCGCCCGCGAACTGATCCCGCTGATGAGCCAGCAGGGCACCGAGGACGAGGAAGCGGCACTCTCGCTGGGCGCCAACGGCTGGCAGATGTTCTGGTATGTCACCCTGCCCAACATATCCTGGGCCATGGTCTATGGTGCGGTACTCACCAATGCTCGCGTCATGGGCGAGTTCGGTGCCGTGTCGGTGGTTTCGGGCGCCATCCGCGGCCAGACCAACACCCTCCCCCTCCAGATCAACCTGCTCTTCAACGACTTCAACGTCACCGGCGCCTTCGCCGCCGCCTCCACCTTGACATTGATCGCCGTCCTGACGCTGATCCTGAAATCCACCCTAGAAGCGCGCCGCCACGGCTGATGGGCGGCTCGTTGCGGCCGGCGCCGACTTTTATCAGCCCACGGTTCCGCCCTCGGGCTTGACCCGGGGGCCTCTCGTCCCCTCCATTGCGGAATCGGCGGGAATGGCGCTTGGGTCTTGACCGCAGGCGGAACGGTGAAGGCGGAAACGCCTGCCAGCCGATAGACCAAAACAGCACGGCGAAGCACATGCCCCACACCACCCACACCATCCCCCTGCGCCACCGCCCGCCGCTGGTCCTCGGCCAGCGTGCGCTTGTCATGGGCATCCTCAACGTAACCCCTGACAGCTTTTCCGACGGCGGCACTCACGACCATGTCGACGCCGCGCTCGCGCATGCCCGCCAGATGCTGGCAGAGGGTGCCGACATCATCGATATCGGTGGCGAGAGTACCCGTCCCGGCGCCGAACCGGTGCCGGTTCAGGTCGAACTCGACCGGATCATGCCGGTCATCGATGCCCTTCGCGCCGCAGGCATCACTGCCCCCATCTCCATCGACACCATGAAGCCGCTGGTCGCCCATCAGGCGCTCGAGGCGGGGGCCGACATCGTCAACGACGTCAACGGCCTTCAGGGCGCGCCGGAAATGGCTGAGATCGCCGCCGTCATGGGCGCGCCCATCATCGCCATGCACTGGGACCGCAGCTGGACCGCCGATACCGATCCCCTCCCTGCCATGCTCGCCTGGTATGAGGCCACCTTCGCCGCCGGTGCAGCGGCAGGCCTCGACCCCGCCCGCATCATTCTCGATCCCGGCTTTGGCTTCACCAAGACACTGACTCAAAACTACAGCATCCTGCGCCAACTCGCTGATCTGACTCGCGCTTTTCCGGACAACCCGCTGCTGGTCGGAACGTCGCGAAAGTCCATGATCGGCAAACTGCTCGACAACCAGCCACACCAGCGCCTGCCTGGCACCATCGCAACGACGGTTCAGGGCTATGAGCGCGGCGGCCATATCTTCCGCGTCCACGACGTTGCCGCCAACAGCGATGCCCTTCGCGTAGCCGAGGCGACGCTGTACAATCCCCCGACCGCCTGAACCCACGAGCCTTCCATGACCGCACCCTTTACCGGCGACCGCATCATTCTCAACGACGTGGGCTTTTATGGCTTCCACGGCGTCTTTTCGGAGGAAGCCAAACTCGGGCAGCGCTTCTTCTTCGACCTGCAATGCGGTGTGGATCTCTCGGTCCCCGCCAATACTGACGAGCTTGGCCACACCCTGTCCTATTCGGATGTCTATGAGGTCGTGAAAGCCACGTTCGAGGGCAAGCGCACCAAGCTGATCGAAGCGCTGGCGCAGAACACCGTTACGGCCCTGTTCGAAGTCTTCCCCGAGATCACCTGGATCATCATCCGCATCCGCAAGCCCGAGGCTCCGATCGCCATGGTCAGCGGCGAAGCCGCCATCGAGCTTCACCGCGTCCGGCCCGCCTGATGGCCACCGCCTGGCTTTCCCTTGGCGCCAACATCGGCGATCCGGCAGCCCAGCTCGCCGATGCCATCGTCCGTCTCGACGCTCACCCGCAGATCCGCGTCGTCGAACAGTCGAGCGTCATACGCACCAGGGCTTGGGGCAAGACCGATCAACCCGATTTCGCCAATATGGCCGCGACGGTTGAAACCGACCTTCTGCCCATCGACCTCCTGCATGCCTGCCTCGACATCGAGCGTGACATGGGCCGGATCAGGCACGAGGTCTGGGGACCGCGCCTGATCGACATCGACCTGATCGCCTATGAGCGGCTGGAGATGGACACGACCAAACTGATCCTGCCTCACCGTTTTGCGCATGAGCGCGACTTCGTCCTTGCGCCGCTGCGCGAGATTTCGCCGGATACGGCCGACTGGATCAGCTCACGACACGCCAAGGACGGCAAACGCTAACCATATGCTAGCGAATTGGCCCCTGACGCAGTGAATCGACGACGGAAACGGCAATATCGAACTCGATTCGACGCTTTTGGCGACGTTCTGTCGCTTCTTCGTCCTCACCCCAAAGACGGATCTGGTGGTCCTCGTCCACATGCGCTGCGGTCCACACGTCATCCGCGCTAACCAGTTGATGCAGCAGCGCAATTGCCAGCAGGCCAGACCCTGTTAGGCCTGTTATCGACACCAGCGCGGTCAGGCTGAGCAATCCCTGCCCCTCCAACGCCGCATCCAGCTTTTCAAGGGTGCTAACCGGCTGTGGCTGATGGATAATTCCAATAGTTGGCTGAAATCCGACCTCGAACTTCCGCGCCAGCTTCACCAGCACATCGTCCCAGACCCGCTCCTGCTCGTCGACCAATTCTTGTGGAGAATCAGCACGATAGAGCAAGAGATCATTGCCGGCGAACTTGCCGATCTCGGCCCGGAAGGCGGGCACCATTTCCTCGCCGCTCTCCAGCGCCGAGTTGATCAGCCGCGTCATCGGCATGGTCGCCGGATCGATCACCTTGTCCTGCGCCGCCCATTCCGCCGCCATCGCCTGCGCGAGGTCAAGTACCGGCAGGATAACAGGAATTTTCTTGCCGGGCGTCTTCAGCGCCCGTCCGTCAAGCGTAATGGCATAGCCATCTTCTCCCCGGGCCACATCCACCGTGCTATAGAAGCGCTTGGGCAGTTCCACCTGGTTGAGATGCTGCGCCCGTCCGTATCCGTCGTCCCGATGCTTATGGGCTTCTTCGAGCTGGTCACGCATGATTGGTCTCCAGAACGCGGTCGATAGCGTCGCAAAGTTCGGAATAGTCGTCGACGAGAACATCTGCGCCGGCGCCGCGCAATTCGTCGGGATCATGGTAACCCCATGAAACACCTATAGTTTTCGCCCCCGCCGCCTTGCCCATCTCCATGTCGAACGTCGTGTCGCCGATAATGACCGTCTGGTTCGGCTCGGCTCCCGTTTCCGCCATCGCCCGCAACATCATGCCTGGATGCGGCTTGGACGGATTGTGATCGGGCGTCTGCAGGGTGGAAAAATGTGCTGCAATTCCATGCAGTTGGGTCAGTCGGCGGACTCCTGAAAGTCCCTTGCCGGTCGCAATTCCAAGGATAGTCTGCGACTGCGCCTTCAGCTGATCGAGCGCCTCTCGGGCACCAGGGAAAAGCCCCTCGCGCCCCTCGGCCGAAACCAGCGAGGCGCGGTAATGCGCCCGATACCTCTCTGCCAATTCATTCGCCAGATCAACGTCTTGCGTCCCGAGCAGCTGCAGCATCGCCTTGGGCAGTGAAAGCCCGATGACCCGCCGCGACTGCGCTGGGGTCGGCACTGGCAGCCCGGCT harbors:
- the folB gene encoding dihydroneopterin aldolase; the encoded protein is MTAPFTGDRIILNDVGFYGFHGVFSEEAKLGQRFFFDLQCGVDLSVPANTDELGHTLSYSDVYEVVKATFEGKRTKLIEALAQNTVTALFEVFPEITWIIIRIRKPEAPIAMVSGEAAIELHRVRPA
- the cysW gene encoding sulfate ABC transporter permease subunit CysW; amino-acid sequence: MTTRPTLAPGAIALIVLAFVLAGLMLVVPLALIFSFALREGIDVYVANIIKPDTLHAIWLTVLTAIIVVPINIVVGAALAWLVTRFRFRGRQLLISLIELPASMSPIVAGVVYLFLYGGQGLLGPTLMGMGFQVMFTPLAIIMVSLFVTAPFAARELIPLMSQQGTEDEEAALSLGANGWQMFWYVTLPNISWAMVYGAVLTNARVMGEFGAVSVVSGAIRGQTNTLPLQINLLFNDFNVTGAFAAASTLTLIAVLTLILKSTLEARRHG
- a CDS encoding ATP12 family chaperone protein, with product MRDQLEEAHKHRDDGYGRAQHLNQVELPKRFYSTVDVARGEDGYAITLDGRALKTPGKKIPVILPVLDLAQAMAAEWAAQDKVIDPATMPMTRLINSALESGEEMVPAFRAEIGKFAGNDLLLYRADSPQELVDEQERVWDDVLVKLARKFEVGFQPTIGIIHQPQPVSTLEKLDAALEGQGLLSLTALVSITGLTGSGLLAIALLHQLVSADDVWTAAHVDEDHQIRLWGEDEEATERRQKRRIEFDIAVSVVDSLRQGPIR
- a CDS encoding sulfate ABC transporter substrate-binding protein, with protein sequence MNKLFVTAASLALLATPALAQPTDILNASYDIARELFEAENAAYAATGATVTVNQSHAGSSAQARAILEGLQADVVTFNQVTDVEKLVEGGFVSEDWATEFPNNASPFYSFPSFLVRAGNPKGIEDWGDLAEDGVQVIFPNPKTSGNGRYTYLAARAWATEEYAGDEAQIEAFLTKLFANVPVFETGGRAATTAFTERQLGDVLITFEAETLAVTQLLGADKYQPVTPSVSFLSEFPVAIVDKVVDARGSRDLAKAYLDFLFTPEGQEVAAANFHRPNDETVAAAHTDTFPEIRLVTAEDAFGGWDAIAADHFAEGGLLDTVFVNQ
- the cysT gene encoding sulfate ABC transporter permease subunit CysT, giving the protein MPASRSKHLLPGFGLTMGISLFYVTLIILLPLAAMLLKVGGMGFPEFWRIVSSSRALAAYRVTFSSAFYATILNGIIGLLLAWVLTRYRFPGRRILDALVDLPFALPTAVAGLVLVTLFAQTGWYGQFLEPDVKVNYTQLGIVAAMTFTSIPFVVRAVQPVLEEVDAGLEAAAQTLGASRWQIFTRIIWPTILPAFIGGCVLSFARSLGEFGAVVFIAGNLPGVTEIVSLLIFIRLEEYSYEGAAALAFVLLLVAFLTLIATNALSAWQTRYVERA
- a CDS encoding HAD-IA family hydrolase, with the translated sequence MRLIMFDMDGTLIDTQALITEHMATTFAEAGLPVPTPAQSRRVIGLSLPKAMLQLLGTQDVDLANELAERYRAHYRASLVSAEGREGLFPGAREALDQLKAQSQTILGIATGKGLSGVRRLTQLHGIAAHFSTLQTPDHNPSKPHPGMMLRAMAETGAEPNQTVIIGDTTFDMEMGKAAGAKTIGVSWGYHDPDELRGAGADVLVDDYSELCDAIDRVLETNHA
- the folK gene encoding 2-amino-4-hydroxy-6-hydroxymethyldihydropteridine diphosphokinase, producing the protein MATAWLSLGANIGDPAAQLADAIVRLDAHPQIRVVEQSSVIRTRAWGKTDQPDFANMAATVETDLLPIDLLHACLDIERDMGRIRHEVWGPRLIDIDLIAYERLEMDTTKLILPHRFAHERDFVLAPLREISPDTADWISSRHAKDGKR
- the folP gene encoding dihydropteroate synthase; the protein is MPHTTHTIPLRHRPPLVLGQRALVMGILNVTPDSFSDGGTHDHVDAALAHARQMLAEGADIIDIGGESTRPGAEPVPVQVELDRIMPVIDALRAAGITAPISIDTMKPLVAHQALEAGADIVNDVNGLQGAPEMAEIAAVMGAPIIAMHWDRSWTADTDPLPAMLAWYEATFAAGAAAGLDPARIILDPGFGFTKTLTQNYSILRQLADLTRAFPDNPLLVGTSRKSMIGKLLDNQPHQRLPGTIATTVQGYERGGHIFRVHDVAANSDALRVAEATLYNPPTA